Proteins from a single region of Bdellovibrio svalbardensis:
- a CDS encoding SpoIIE family protein phosphatase — protein sequence MKKRGLSIRYKILLLLTSIPLITLTAYLILALKIFEDDKIAYVFDSTSSMSGTMATQIKTQLNGILSTTKPIFQEYLLQQKFTSVAESIFRNEYNIETIAVFKPSSTGAYERATVLEKVPDGATQTINSLGGKFSSYMLEADAVGRVVKVPFQDDRVLIFEKVSNEAKTRNTIFVVVVKMSEVAEMFRAVTSQKMYLISQDGTVLFGPEEMPGQKLQTVVNPKFLKEAGSKVAQGAETDKAADGTELLVSFAKAGFGDLSVVTTVEKSKALGAVQILIRKSLIFFGILISLTVIISLFASSGLTHALTDLFAATKKVAEGDFNIRVKVDSNDEVGSLADNFNIMAAEVSRLMDQTAEKARMESELQTAKTVQETLFPETRAKIGPLSIAGYYEPASECGGDWWHYCKIGNKIFLWIGDATGHGAPAALITSAAKSASTIIESLNTTPAKALELLNRSIYDVSKGRIMMTFFVASFDLDSGELVYCNASHEAPFLMKKTEGALKKKDLIPLNEVNNPRLGQSRDSKYEETSVKLNAGDSVFFYTDGIPDIQNPNKAAWGEREFIKALIAANKDCPKVSDAVDKFVVSFQDYRQSAPLVDDVTFFVVKHDGII from the coding sequence GTGAAAAAACGTGGATTATCAATAAGATACAAAATTCTTCTGTTATTAACTTCGATTCCTTTGATCACGCTGACAGCCTATTTAATCTTGGCGTTGAAGATTTTTGAGGACGACAAAATTGCCTATGTGTTCGATTCAACGAGCAGCATGTCTGGCACCATGGCGACTCAAATTAAGACACAGTTGAATGGCATACTCAGTACGACAAAGCCTATCTTCCAGGAATACCTGCTACAGCAGAAGTTCACCTCTGTTGCAGAATCAATTTTCCGCAATGAATACAATATTGAAACCATTGCGGTCTTCAAACCTTCGTCGACGGGGGCTTATGAGCGAGCCACAGTTCTCGAGAAGGTTCCAGATGGTGCAACTCAAACTATTAACTCGCTGGGCGGAAAGTTCTCTTCCTACATGTTGGAAGCTGATGCCGTTGGGCGCGTAGTTAAAGTTCCCTTCCAAGATGATCGTGTTTTGATCTTTGAAAAAGTCAGCAATGAAGCGAAAACGCGCAATACGATTTTTGTGGTCGTTGTGAAAATGAGTGAAGTCGCTGAGATGTTCCGTGCGGTGACTTCACAAAAGATGTATTTGATTTCTCAGGATGGCACAGTGCTGTTTGGCCCTGAAGAGATGCCGGGTCAGAAGTTACAAACTGTTGTTAATCCTAAGTTCCTTAAGGAAGCGGGCAGTAAGGTAGCACAAGGGGCAGAAACTGATAAAGCCGCTGATGGTACTGAGTTGCTGGTTTCATTTGCCAAAGCAGGTTTTGGCGATTTGTCGGTCGTGACGACTGTGGAAAAATCAAAAGCTTTGGGTGCTGTGCAAATTCTTATTAGAAAATCTTTGATTTTCTTCGGGATCTTGATTTCTTTGACAGTGATCATCAGTCTTTTTGCTTCAAGTGGTTTGACGCATGCACTGACGGATCTGTTTGCCGCGACTAAAAAAGTCGCGGAAGGCGATTTCAATATTCGTGTCAAAGTGGACTCAAACGATGAAGTGGGCAGTTTGGCTGATAACTTCAACATCATGGCGGCAGAAGTCTCTCGTTTGATGGATCAAACGGCGGAAAAAGCGCGTATGGAATCAGAGTTGCAAACCGCGAAGACGGTGCAAGAGACGCTGTTCCCTGAAACTCGTGCAAAGATTGGCCCCTTGTCGATTGCAGGGTACTACGAGCCAGCCAGTGAGTGTGGTGGTGACTGGTGGCATTACTGTAAGATCGGCAACAAAATATTCCTTTGGATTGGAGATGCGACAGGGCATGGTGCTCCGGCGGCTTTGATCACGAGTGCGGCGAAATCAGCTTCCACAATTATCGAAAGCTTAAACACCACGCCGGCAAAAGCATTGGAACTTTTGAATCGTTCTATTTATGACGTGTCTAAGGGACGCATCATGATGACATTCTTCGTGGCTTCTTTTGATCTTGATTCGGGGGAGCTTGTTTATTGCAATGCTTCTCATGAGGCGCCTTTCCTGATGAAAAAAACCGAAGGTGCGCTGAAGAAGAAAGATTTGATTCCGTTAAATGAAGTGAATAATCCCAGATTGGGGCAGTCACGCGATTCAAAATATGAAGAGACCAGCGTGAAGTTAAATGCCGGGGATTCAGTTTTCTTCTATACTGACGGAATACCCGACATTCAAAATCCCAACAAGGCAGCTTGGGGGGAGCGTGAATTTATCAAGGCCTTGATTGCAGCCAACAAGGATTGTCCTAAGGTGTCTGATGCCGTCGACAAATTTGTGGTAAGCTTTCAGGACTATCGCCAAAGCGCTCCTTTGGTCGATGACGTGACCTTTTTTGTAGTAAAACATGATGGTATAATTTAA
- a CDS encoding response regulator: MEDSKSKILILEDDETLGLALKEIFSRDGHHVYLAARPDEAFAVLSSNQIDFLFCDCLLPQMTGLDFVEKARQNHPQARFKVILMSGIYTDKQFIQEATQKTQAIAFLRKPFEMAEVLKLVVKKDDGPKKEEASARKLLYQMFANPKVTSRQKRKVIESIEEVSGFDLPFLYSLLVETKSSGYLNIYNSDGTVSGISFCNGNIVGVDVDDKTTFLGEMLIQSGYATPEDVQTALRDKNNRRIGNFLIQNNQLSPHAFDLILMEQMNIRLVRTIVDQKIRVNFASAEVDMMNPSIDADTLSFYLHDWIASKITVNWLKPLYIMWAGNVIVKSPTYREDHPALQMSLIKALDGLSTRLNNQMSLNQLLDVKGYNELAVYNAIHFLLTKGLIVFAAKTAFASPQEQLNALKKIWAELEGKNGFQVVSYLESSMGAGNPDSMLEEFLTLLGDEPVDMKSEGHGLWKKIKKVAEEAVNMAHDTKQIDQFRQASQRSEAEGKMRAGTLMEEVKKSLQMNQFAKAMENLIEVTKLNPQTHQLHIYSSWAKLGMANDPAKKPALLKEVELELLQVPPDERYDVLFPFVIGLFNKTKGDLVGARKSFEKSMAMDSSFIPARRELSMLTAQSKKQDVFNMDLKEMVSGFFKKK, translated from the coding sequence GTGGAAGATAGTAAGTCGAAGATCCTTATTCTTGAAGACGATGAGACACTCGGTTTAGCGCTGAAGGAAATTTTCAGTCGCGACGGGCATCATGTCTATTTGGCTGCGCGCCCAGACGAGGCGTTCGCTGTTCTTTCGTCAAATCAAATTGATTTCCTTTTCTGTGACTGTCTTCTGCCACAAATGACAGGCCTGGATTTTGTCGAGAAGGCTCGCCAAAATCATCCTCAGGCGCGCTTCAAAGTTATTTTGATGAGCGGTATTTACACTGACAAACAGTTTATCCAGGAAGCCACTCAGAAAACGCAGGCCATTGCCTTTTTGCGCAAGCCATTTGAGATGGCAGAGGTTTTAAAGCTTGTAGTTAAAAAAGATGATGGCCCGAAAAAAGAAGAGGCCAGCGCTCGCAAGCTGCTCTATCAAATGTTCGCCAATCCCAAGGTGACCAGTCGTCAAAAAAGAAAAGTGATTGAGTCCATTGAAGAAGTGAGTGGTTTCGATTTGCCATTCTTGTATTCGCTTTTGGTTGAAACCAAGAGTAGTGGCTATCTGAATATTTATAATTCTGACGGTACGGTCTCTGGGATCTCATTCTGCAATGGAAATATCGTGGGCGTTGACGTTGACGACAAGACGACCTTCCTGGGCGAAATGTTGATTCAAAGCGGTTACGCGACCCCGGAGGATGTGCAGACAGCTCTTCGCGACAAGAACAACCGCCGTATTGGTAACTTCCTTATTCAAAACAACCAGCTCAGTCCGCATGCTTTCGATTTGATCCTGATGGAGCAAATGAACATTCGCCTGGTGCGTACGATCGTGGATCAAAAAATCCGCGTGAACTTTGCCTCTGCAGAAGTGGATATGATGAACCCAAGTATCGATGCCGATACTTTGTCTTTCTATCTGCATGATTGGATTGCTTCGAAGATCACTGTGAATTGGTTGAAGCCTTTGTATATTATGTGGGCGGGAAATGTGATCGTGAAAAGTCCGACTTATCGCGAAGATCACCCGGCTTTACAAATGTCGTTGATCAAAGCCCTCGATGGCTTGTCGACTCGTCTGAATAATCAAATGAGTCTGAATCAACTTCTGGATGTTAAAGGTTACAACGAGTTGGCAGTGTACAATGCGATTCACTTCCTTTTAACGAAGGGCTTGATTGTCTTTGCCGCAAAAACGGCTTTCGCGTCTCCGCAGGAGCAGCTCAATGCCTTAAAGAAAATTTGGGCTGAACTTGAAGGTAAAAATGGTTTCCAAGTTGTGAGTTATCTTGAAAGCAGTATGGGAGCTGGAAATCCAGACAGTATGCTTGAAGAGTTTCTGACTTTGCTTGGGGATGAGCCCGTGGATATGAAGTCTGAAGGTCACGGTTTGTGGAAGAAAATCAAGAAGGTGGCTGAGGAAGCGGTTAATATGGCTCACGACACCAAACAGATTGATCAATTCCGTCAAGCCAGCCAGCGCTCTGAGGCTGAAGGTAAGATGCGTGCTGGAACTTTGATGGAAGAAGTGAAGAAGTCTTTGCAGATGAATCAATTTGCCAAAGCCATGGAAAATTTGATCGAAGTTACAAAGTTGAATCCGCAAACTCATCAACTGCATATCTACAGTTCGTGGGCTAAGTTGGGGATGGCAAATGATCCAGCGAAGAAGCCCGCACTTCTTAAGGAAGTGGAATTGGAGCTTTTACAAGTTCCTCCGGATGAGCGTTATGACGTGTTGTTCCCATTCGTGATCGGTCTGTTTAATAAGACCAAAGGTGACTTGGTGGGAGCTCGTAAATCATTTGAGAAGAGTATGGCGATGGATTCTTCGTTCATTCCAGCTCGTCGTGAGTTGTCTATGCTGACCGCTCAAAGCAAGAAGCAAGACGTTTTCAATATGGACCTGAAAGAAATGGTCTCGGGATTCTTTAAGAAGAAATAG
- a CDS encoding ATP/GTP-binding protein: MNSQVKVAITGGPSGGKTTLIETLKKELGQKCAVVPEAASILYRGGFPRYKEAQGVVHAQRAIFFIQHELEDMICEMSGKNLIVCDRGTMDALAYWPSSAGSIFNQIPSTREAELARYDWVIHLDTASLDFYDSSNPIRTESFEEAWDLNTRIKDAWAGHPRRLVIAHNADFLSKITTSLAVIRAIMAHKNAEEITKELL, from the coding sequence ATGAATTCACAAGTTAAAGTTGCCATTACAGGTGGCCCTTCCGGGGGAAAAACCACCCTTATCGAAACTCTCAAAAAAGAACTCGGGCAAAAATGCGCCGTCGTCCCTGAAGCTGCCAGCATTCTCTATCGCGGAGGATTTCCCCGCTACAAAGAAGCTCAGGGAGTTGTCCATGCACAACGTGCGATCTTTTTTATTCAGCATGAACTCGAAGATATGATTTGTGAAATGAGTGGTAAAAACCTCATTGTTTGCGACCGAGGCACCATGGACGCTTTGGCTTATTGGCCTTCCAGCGCCGGATCCATCTTCAATCAAATCCCTAGCACCCGCGAAGCTGAGCTGGCTCGTTATGACTGGGTTATTCATTTGGATACGGCCTCGCTTGATTTCTATGATTCTTCAAATCCCATTCGCACGGAAAGCTTCGAGGAAGCTTGGGACTTAAATACACGAATTAAAGATGCCTGGGCGGGTCATCCTCGCCGACTGGTGATCGCACACAATGCTGACTTCCTTTCCAAGATCACCACCTCACTGGCGGTGATCCGAGCGATCATGGCCCATAAAAATGCTGAAGAAATAACGAAGGAGCTTCTCTGA
- a CDS encoding phospholipase D-like domain-containing protein, with the protein MDSWSRVQIFHTGDDYFESLMNDLRHAKKSITIEGYIFAIDRLTQELLKELERARQRGCSVKLIVDGFGSYNYIPELTKICNSSGFEMRVFHPMPYFSSLARKWPRYRDFRFTSFLSRMNRRNHRKIVIIDEQVAYLGSLNFIEVHHSKYVGSKAWRDTGVRVEGSAIKKLVIASQITYLRTVYRGILTWVGRWRIPHSSFSTALQLNTTQKMRRTLYRDLLRLLSKADSRIYITTAYFLPKRSLLKVLLKAAERGVDVKLILPGKSDVPLVKWAAFSLVRFLLHSRMPIFEYQKTILHAKTMIVDNSVYIGSFNLNHRSLLHDLEVIARFQDSESLTNMLTQWETDLQNSRPVSEADFNSSWFSRWFYKIAFRLRYML; encoded by the coding sequence ATGGATTCATGGAGCCGAGTTCAAATTTTTCATACAGGCGACGACTATTTTGAAAGTCTGATGAATGACCTTCGGCATGCCAAAAAAAGCATCACGATAGAAGGCTATATTTTTGCCATCGATCGATTGACCCAAGAACTGCTCAAAGAACTAGAAAGAGCCCGCCAGCGCGGCTGTTCCGTCAAGTTGATCGTCGACGGATTTGGTTCTTACAATTACATTCCTGAACTTACAAAAATTTGCAATTCCTCGGGCTTCGAGATGCGGGTCTTTCACCCGATGCCTTACTTCAGCAGCCTTGCAAGAAAGTGGCCTCGATATCGTGATTTTAGGTTCACCAGCTTTCTCAGTCGCATGAATCGTCGCAATCATCGCAAGATCGTCATTATCGATGAACAAGTCGCCTATCTGGGAAGCTTGAACTTTATTGAAGTGCACCACTCCAAATATGTTGGCAGCAAGGCATGGCGAGACACCGGTGTTCGCGTCGAAGGCTCCGCCATCAAAAAACTTGTCATCGCATCTCAAATCACTTACCTGCGGACAGTTTATCGCGGAATTCTTACTTGGGTAGGACGCTGGAGAATACCTCACTCATCCTTTTCAACAGCGCTACAATTGAACACCACGCAAAAAATGCGACGCACGCTCTATCGTGACTTACTACGCCTACTCAGCAAAGCAGACTCTCGGATTTACATCACGACGGCTTACTTTCTTCCCAAGCGCTCGCTTTTAAAAGTCTTATTGAAAGCTGCGGAAAGAGGCGTTGATGTCAAACTGATCCTGCCTGGTAAGTCGGATGTCCCTTTAGTAAAATGGGCGGCCTTCAGCCTGGTTCGCTTTCTTTTACATAGCCGCATGCCTATCTTTGAATATCAAAAAACCATTCTGCATGCCAAAACCATGATCGTAGATAACAGTGTCTATATTGGTTCATTCAACCTCAACCATCGAAGTTTGTTACATGACCTAGAAGTGATAGCCCGCTTCCAAGACAGCGAAAGCCTGACAAATATGCTGACTCAATGGGAGACTGATCTTCAGAACTCACGTCCCGTTAGCGAGGCTGACTTCAATTCTTCATGGTTCAGCCGGTGGTTCTACAAGATTGCCTTTCGCCTTCGCTATATGCTTTAA
- a CDS encoding MBL fold metallo-hydrolase, which produces MSVKAGESWSYQKYKFHGLSLSGIRTAIAMPELSLSFDVAQGYPYLLNLKNFFISHGHLDHAAGVPYIISQKAMTSQEAGKFYMPKSLVEPLDQIMKIWEKIEGHQYKYEFIGVEADDEIYLNAQTYVKVFPTTHRVDSFGYTVFEIHKKLKAELQGLSQDEIVDLKRQGHEVNELQHIPVVSFTGDTQIEFLNSRPWVRDSKILLMEATYLDSRKTIEAARQWGHTHLDEIIPRLQDIKSEKIVLIHLSSRYSDTEVKKIIQQRIPAEYQDRIEVFPGR; this is translated from the coding sequence ATGTCAGTGAAGGCCGGAGAATCCTGGAGTTACCAAAAATATAAATTCCACGGCCTTTCCCTATCAGGAATTCGCACCGCCATCGCCATGCCGGAGTTGTCTCTCAGCTTCGATGTGGCCCAAGGTTATCCGTACCTTTTAAATTTGAAAAATTTCTTTATCAGCCATGGCCATCTGGACCATGCCGCTGGTGTACCCTATATCATTTCCCAAAAAGCCATGACCTCCCAAGAGGCCGGCAAGTTCTATATGCCCAAATCCTTGGTTGAACCCTTGGATCAAATCATGAAGATCTGGGAAAAAATCGAAGGCCACCAATACAAGTACGAGTTCATCGGAGTTGAAGCCGACGATGAAATCTACCTCAATGCCCAAACCTACGTGAAGGTCTTCCCAACCACTCACCGCGTAGACTCTTTCGGCTACACAGTCTTTGAGATCCACAAAAAACTTAAAGCAGAACTTCAAGGCCTGTCACAGGATGAAATCGTCGATTTGAAACGCCAAGGCCACGAGGTCAACGAACTCCAACACATCCCCGTGGTGAGTTTTACCGGCGACACCCAAATAGAATTCCTCAACTCAAGGCCCTGGGTCCGAGACTCAAAAATTCTATTAATGGAAGCCACTTACCTGGACAGCAGAAAGACCATCGAAGCCGCCCGCCAATGGGGCCACACTCATTTAGATGAAATCATCCCAAGACTCCAAGACATCAAAAGCGAAAAGATAGTCCTCATCCACCTATCCAGCCGCTATTCCGACACCGAAGTAAAAAAAATAATCCAACAACGAATCCCCGCCGAATACCAAGACCGCATCGAAGTCTTCCCCGGCCGCTAA
- a CDS encoding enoyl ACP reductase FabMG family protein: MTQLFPLRGKPALAPYKKGDVLVLFGELFSRGYANGLVEEAEHRGMTIVRATVGRREKDGSLRALTAEETENIPKPFINVPLEAGFDMEPDSKGVTPCDLLKDVKLGEWQDTKIDWKSVEESQKNSVVRFKKNTELFMKELEQYIPAGANVVFAHLMAGGVPRTKIIMPLLNRTFKGTGDRHIPSKALFDSEIGQLCLKNFVEVTSETFRHLVEISAPLRKKLEAQGGHVAYTAYGYHGTEVLIRGAYKWQTYTPYFQGWAKMDLEKLSEQFSKQGINTCVYNCPEILTNSSSIFQGVEVSLYPLLAALQKDGADKKHTEKVLADCKALLKDDVTFEQIIKFTDDYLTNDLTLAYSKFEAWPQNSGKEQMEYMLTSSDHLFAMHKDEKQLITAVLSEVVFKSCGYVMLHDSWKPKAPVAWIGHDLVAQCT, encoded by the coding sequence ATGACGCAACTCTTCCCACTTCGCGGCAAACCAGCTTTGGCTCCTTACAAAAAAGGCGATGTCCTTGTGCTATTTGGTGAGCTTTTCTCTCGCGGTTATGCCAATGGTTTGGTCGAAGAAGCTGAACATCGCGGCATGACAATCGTTCGCGCCACAGTGGGTCGTCGCGAAAAAGACGGCAGCCTTCGCGCTTTGACAGCTGAGGAAACAGAAAACATCCCTAAGCCTTTCATCAATGTTCCCCTTGAAGCGGGTTTCGACATGGAGCCCGACTCCAAAGGCGTGACTCCTTGTGATCTTTTGAAAGATGTTAAGCTTGGCGAATGGCAAGACACAAAGATTGATTGGAAGTCTGTTGAAGAGTCTCAAAAGAACAGCGTAGTTCGCTTCAAAAAGAACACAGAATTGTTCATGAAGGAACTTGAGCAATACATTCCTGCTGGGGCCAATGTTGTTTTCGCTCATTTGATGGCTGGTGGCGTTCCCCGCACTAAAATCATCATGCCTTTGCTGAACCGTACATTCAAAGGGACTGGCGATCGTCATATTCCATCAAAAGCTTTGTTCGATTCTGAAATTGGTCAGCTTTGCTTGAAAAACTTCGTCGAAGTGACTTCTGAAACCTTCCGCCATTTGGTTGAAATTTCAGCACCCCTCCGTAAAAAATTGGAAGCGCAGGGTGGACATGTGGCTTACACAGCCTACGGCTACCATGGAACTGAAGTCTTGATTCGCGGTGCTTACAAATGGCAAACCTACACACCTTACTTCCAAGGCTGGGCAAAAATGGACTTGGAAAAGTTGTCCGAGCAATTCAGCAAACAGGGTATCAATACCTGCGTTTACAATTGCCCAGAGATCCTTACGAACTCCAGCTCAATCTTCCAAGGTGTTGAAGTATCACTTTATCCTTTGCTTGCAGCTCTTCAAAAAGACGGCGCAGACAAAAAACATACAGAGAAGGTTCTTGCTGATTGCAAAGCCCTTTTGAAGGATGATGTGACTTTCGAGCAAATCATCAAATTTACAGATGACTACTTAACTAATGACCTGACTCTTGCCTACAGCAAGTTCGAAGCGTGGCCTCAAAACTCCGGCAAAGAGCAAATGGAATACATGCTAACCAGCTCTGATCATTTGTTCGCCATGCACAAGGACGAAAAACAATTGATCACAGCTGTTTTGAGTGAAGTGGTCTTTAAGTCTTGCGGTTATGTGATGCTTCATGACTCTTGGAAGCCAAAAGCTCCTGTCGCGTGGATCGGTCACGACCTCGTTGCTCAATGTACTTAG
- a CDS encoding helical backbone metal receptor, whose product MRVVSMVPSWTETLLKAGVNVVGRTRYCIHPPKLITNIPIVGGTKDVSWDLVADLKPDLVLLDQEENPLEMAEECPVPYFATHVNSLESLQKELVRLGEHFENAHLLELSVQCLDILEAPTPKWDSKKIPGFMEWVKMPTGSAHKVVYLIWRKPWMAASKETYIGSVLKKLGAEIVEFPEGEKYPVLEIEDYPEALFLYSSEPYPFAKKISDLKSLGVDGAIVNGESYSWFGERSIEFLKNELLKSR is encoded by the coding sequence ATGCGAGTTGTAAGCATGGTTCCGTCATGGACGGAGACCCTTTTGAAAGCAGGCGTCAATGTTGTTGGACGCACGCGCTATTGCATTCATCCTCCCAAGCTTATCACCAATATTCCCATCGTGGGCGGAACCAAAGACGTTTCGTGGGATTTGGTTGCGGATTTAAAGCCTGATTTGGTGCTGTTGGATCAAGAGGAGAACCCCCTTGAAATGGCTGAAGAGTGTCCAGTGCCATACTTTGCAACCCATGTGAACTCTTTGGAGTCTTTGCAAAAAGAGCTAGTCCGTCTTGGTGAGCACTTTGAAAATGCTCATCTCTTGGAGTTGTCCGTACAATGTTTGGATATTCTTGAGGCACCCACGCCAAAATGGGATTCAAAAAAAATTCCAGGCTTCATGGAATGGGTCAAAATGCCAACGGGGAGTGCTCACAAGGTTGTCTATCTTATCTGGCGCAAGCCCTGGATGGCGGCGAGTAAAGAAACTTATATCGGTTCCGTGTTAAAAAAGCTTGGAGCAGAGATCGTCGAGTTTCCAGAAGGGGAAAAGTATCCTGTGCTGGAAATCGAAGATTATCCCGAAGCACTTTTTCTGTATTCGTCGGAACCTTATCCGTTTGCTAAGAAAATATCCGATCTAAAATCGCTCGGTGTCGATGGGGCCATCGTTAACGGAGAATCTTATTCTTGGTTTGGCGAGCGCAGTATCGAATTCCTAAAAAATGAATTGTTAAAATCCAGGTAG